ACAAATTATAATTGAAagatacataaaaatacaaataataaaactAATAACATGTTTACAAAAACCTATTAATGCTTAGACAGTGTAaacctagactagacagtctaaggccatttcagttttctgcggccgttatttcttgaatagtggccgcagagacgtgtcagttcacacaatggagcacgcggctccggtcgcacgctccattgtgtgcaacggtgaattgggatgcaggcgcacacacccgcttccgaattcaccagaaatgaagatcatcgtgccagtactgcagtaacggctgagatgatcttcagtaacacggccgggtcacagaacagccggtgttgtaccatgtgtgaacatggcctgagaatgcaccagatttatcaaagtgcctCATGCTGTTGTATAAACTTGATTCAGCCTTAGGCACTTTTGTCTAACTATACAAAGCCATCAGCTGACTTAAAGGAGCactcctgtgattttttttttccaaatcaactgctgtcagaaagttataaacatttttcaattacttctatttaaaaatctcaagctttccagtacttatcagctgctttacatcctgcaggacatagggggacatgtattaaaaaGGCGCAAATGtcttttttaggtgcagatcgGCCCAATTGGgggaaaaatattcacaaaaggtCTTTTTGCAAATATTATATTTGCATTGGGCTGATCTGCCGAACGGAGAGGGGGCGCTatggggggtgcggcagcacgcagagggagCGCAGCCTCTTTCCGGGGGAAAAGTGATGctaaaacctatgccagctctgagctggcgtaggtttcagattATTTGAATGGACGGGCTCTGTGcctacaggatttatgtagaggcaatgcgcctctacataaatcccctgagcttcAGAGCaacggggacatttgtaagcccggcgtaaaaaacgctggacttcataaatgtccaccATTGTGTATTATGTTCGGTCTGATATAGTgtgctgtgctgccacctctgtccatgacaggaactttccctagcaggagagattttctatggggttttgctactgccctggacagaggtggcatcagagagcactgtgtcccactggaaagaatacaccacttccggcaggacatacagcagctgataagtactggaaaacttgaaattttttaaatagaagtaatttatgaatctatataattttctgacacaaattgatttaaatacattttcttttctcCAGAGTTACCCTTTCATTTGTACTTGAACACACATATTAATTCAATGCGATACAAATATTGTTGGAGAATATTTGCATCTAGGGTTTCTCAATAAAGTTAACTTTGAAGACTTGTTTGACAGATGGGATGCCGTTGATGAGAAGAATGAGAATCTCCAGTTGGAAGCTCCTGCCCCTGCTCTTCCCCTTTTCACTGGAGAGACATTGATTGACCTAATGTACTTAGCTGCTGGAGaacccctataacttttttttttttttttttaagaaaaagaaaataagtgGCTACCATCTACCATAGGTAGAGCGGCCTTCTAATAGTTTATATGTTAAATGATCTGAAGAGTTAGTCAAATTCCTGGCTGCTTTCACTCCCGCTTTCCGATGAGCTGTATCTGTACCGGTTGCCACCCATCTTTCTTCTCTGTCCCCTATGGTATTGGATCATTTTTCCAGTATTGGCCCTTTTCGGAATATCTTTTCTATTCACACTAGGGtcgctttttcttttctttttatgccTGGCTGCGTTTGTTGGTTTTATTCTCCACTTGGTGGTATCATCCATGGTTTTTCCCTCCCTGGTTGCAGATTTGTCAGGCCCATGCCTGCTTGTATCGGAATGGTCCTTATGTACTGTTGGTTGTGTCACAAAAAAATGTTCTTTGTATTTGCATTGTCCTTCTGATTCAGTGCATCCTGTGTCACCGAGATCATTCACATTTGGTGGAAAATCGACATTTGAGCTTCGATTACCAGTATCGGTGTCAGTGTAGCCTGGGAGGTCAGGAAGTGCGCTGCCTTCAGTCCCATAGTAATCATTTCCATTGCTATCTCCACTCATCTTCTGTGTATCTCTTGCATGTGACATCCCCTTTGGAAGTCGCTCTGTGGCATTAGAGAGAAGATCTGTGTCTTCATACATTGTGACGTCATTCTGAGCTGCACCTACTGTACTAGTAATAGTATCAAACTTCAGATCCGGCATATGGGTTGTATCTCCAGGAGTCTCTGTGTCAGGAGCTAATTTTTTGCCATATAGGCTTACAGGTCTCTTGGTTGGAATCATTGTATCTTCATAGTTTTCTCCATTTTCTTTACCTTTAAGATGATTTCTGTCACTTTGCAAACCATTCTTTATTGTTGTATCTTCCTTCAATTGAATTATATAAAACACAAAAGACAGGTAAGAAATAATAGAGGCTTTATgctgcttaaagtgtaactgtcatttaaatgtcacttttcagaaatcaattgatatcaatagtacaagtgattttaagaaactctgtaataggttttattaagcaaaagagtttgcttcggtactcaaaaagctgttttgcagcctcccccctcacttcagaagaagcaggatttctgtgtccattatggtctatggagggggaggggcctaagGGGATGAGGGAGTACGgaaaggagaaaaggcagccctgcaaaacactacattctgcaatcttctctcaccaagatcaTAGActagcagtgacctttctgatCTGTAAATCCagggttttatgtgcccagacagtctccaaactgtacagctgcttgtctcctctttctgctcactcatcctcctcggcccctcccctc
Above is a window of Dendropsophus ebraccatus isolate aDenEbr1 chromosome 7, aDenEbr1.pat, whole genome shotgun sequence DNA encoding:
- the LOC138796994 gene encoding uncharacterized protein — translated: MKLILLWVCLISEALALPTQTPADYAKDCCGENPKLIYKGHNSNKGINVYVYEFLPGGKEAKEDTTIKNGLQSDRNHLKGKENGENYEDTMIPTKRPVSLYGKKLAPDTETPGDTTHMPDLKFDTITSTVGAAQNDVTMYEDTDLLSNATERLPKGMSHARDTQKMSGDSNGNDYYGTEGSALPDLPGYTDTDTGNRSSNVDFPPNVNDLGDTGCTESEGQCKYKEHFFVTQPTVHKDHSDTSRHGPDKSATREGKTMDDTTKWRIKPTNAARHKKKRKSDPSVNRKDIPKRANTGKMIQYHRGQRRKMGGNRYRYSSSESGSESSQEFD